One window of the Pedobacter ginsengisoli genome contains the following:
- a CDS encoding RimK family alpha-L-glutamate ligase, with product MKKIGILFGKERSFPEAFVKRVNEIAGKDIKAEFVTIDKIFQAEPLDYAVIIDRISQDVPFYRSALKNAAITGTAVINNPFWWSADEKFFNNALAVKVGIPVPKTALIPSYEQPDDTSDESFSNLAFPLDWEAIFEYTGFPAYMKPFDGGGWKEVYKLHDVEDFFDKHSQTKKTVMMLQEEIIFDEYFRCYCIGGKYVRIMQYEPRNPFHLRYQVNTPPSSEKLLKTIHDYVIKLNQYLGYDFNTVEFAVRNGIPYAIDFCNPAPDAEVTSVGLENFEWVVETSARYAIERAQAHIDGQDNLTWGEYIKASASGQPLAGKTKPKKATAAKK from the coding sequence ATGAAAAAAATCGGAATACTGTTCGGCAAAGAAAGATCTTTTCCAGAGGCTTTTGTGAAGCGCGTAAATGAGATTGCAGGAAAAGACATCAAAGCCGAGTTTGTAACTATTGATAAAATATTTCAAGCAGAACCACTGGATTATGCAGTAATAATAGATAGAATTTCTCAGGATGTTCCTTTTTACCGTTCTGCATTAAAGAACGCCGCAATTACCGGAACTGCAGTAATTAACAACCCCTTTTGGTGGAGTGCAGACGAGAAGTTTTTTAATAATGCACTGGCGGTTAAAGTTGGGATCCCGGTACCCAAAACGGCTTTGATACCATCATATGAGCAGCCTGATGATACTTCTGACGAATCATTCAGCAACCTGGCGTTTCCACTTGATTGGGAGGCCATTTTTGAATACACGGGTTTCCCTGCATACATGAAGCCCTTTGATGGAGGTGGATGGAAAGAAGTTTATAAGCTACATGATGTTGAAGATTTTTTTGATAAACATAGCCAGACAAAAAAGACGGTCATGATGCTTCAGGAGGAAATTATTTTTGATGAATATTTTAGATGCTATTGCATTGGAGGCAAATATGTGCGCATTATGCAGTATGAACCTCGTAATCCTTTTCATCTACGCTACCAGGTAAACACACCCCCTTCAAGCGAGAAGCTGTTAAAAACCATTCATGATTATGTGATTAAACTCAACCAGTATTTGGGTTATGATTTTAATACAGTAGAATTTGCTGTACGCAATGGAATACCTTATGCAATAGATTTCTGCAATCCGGCACCTGATGCTGAGGTGACCAGCGTTGGACTGGAGAATTTTGAATGGGTTGTTGAAACTTCAGCCCGGTATGCCATTGAAAGAGCACAAGCCCACATTGATGGACAGGACAATTTAACCTGGGGAGAATATATTAAAGCTTCTGCTAGCGGGCAGCCATTAGCAGGTAAAACCAAACCTAAAAAGGCAACTGCTGCAAAAAAATAA
- a CDS encoding carboxylate-amine ligase produces the protein MMNEFTLGVEEEYMVIDPVTRELTSHDQKIVEAAQKIHKDQVKAEMHQAVVEVGTGICKNTEQARAEISQLRYTVSQLAGEQGLRIGAAGTHPFSHWEKQLITEHPRYSEIVNELQEAARSNLIFGLHVHVGFQSRELAIHIANQVRYFLPHVFALSTNSPFWESRNTGYKSFRTKVFDKFPRTGIPDIFNSIEDYDNYVKLLIKTNSIDNAKKIWWDIRVHPFFETIEFRICDCPMLIDETMAFVALFQALCAKLYKLRLQNMKFISYSRALINENKWRAARYGIDGNLIDFGKEMEVNCRNLILELLDFIDDVVDDLGCRNEINYVLKILENGTGADRQLAVYEQNGNFEAVVDYITTQTLIGAKQ, from the coding sequence ATGATGAATGAATTTACGCTGGGGGTAGAAGAAGAATACATGGTGATTGATCCGGTAACCCGTGAACTTACCTCGCATGATCAAAAAATTGTTGAAGCAGCCCAAAAAATACATAAGGATCAGGTTAAAGCCGAAATGCACCAGGCAGTTGTAGAGGTTGGAACAGGAATTTGCAAAAACACAGAACAAGCACGCGCTGAAATATCGCAGTTGAGATACACTGTTTCGCAACTTGCAGGTGAGCAGGGATTACGAATTGGTGCGGCAGGTACGCATCCTTTTTCCCATTGGGAGAAACAGTTAATTACTGAGCATCCGCGTTACAGTGAAATAGTTAACGAACTTCAGGAAGCTGCAAGGTCAAATCTGATTTTCGGGTTACATGTACATGTGGGTTTTCAATCACGCGAGCTGGCAATTCATATTGCAAACCAGGTCCGCTATTTTCTACCTCATGTTTTTGCTTTATCCACCAACTCGCCTTTCTGGGAAAGCAGAAATACGGGATACAAATCATTCAGGACTAAGGTGTTTGACAAATTCCCAAGAACAGGAATACCTGACATTTTTAATAGTATTGAGGATTACGACAATTATGTTAAGCTGCTAATTAAAACCAATAGTATTGACAATGCAAAAAAGATCTGGTGGGACATTAGGGTTCATCCTTTCTTTGAAACGATAGAGTTCAGGATATGTGATTGCCCAATGCTGATTGACGAAACTATGGCTTTTGTAGCTCTTTTTCAGGCACTTTGTGCCAAATTATATAAGTTACGTTTACAGAATATGAAATTTATAAGCTATTCAAGAGCCCTTATAAATGAGAATAAATGGAGGGCGGCACGCTATGGGATAGATGGAAATCTGATTGATTTTGGAAAGGAAATGGAAGTAAACTGCAGAAACCTGATTTTGGAGTTATTGGATTTTATTGATGATGTGGTAGATGACCTGGGATGCAGAAATGAGATCAATTATGTGCTTAAAATTCTTGAAAATGGAACAGGGGCAGACAGGCAATTGGCTGTTTACGAACAAAATGGTAACTTTGAGGCCGTAGTAGATTACATTACTACACAAACATTAATTGGGGCTAAACAGTGA
- a CDS encoding type 1 glutamine amidotransferase, whose product MSIIDRNKIRVAVIDMNNGVTNQGMRGIQEILLRYRTENDIDLWYDIFDLRQKGEIPDEYYDIYISSGGPGNPFDGVGEKWENDFFNLLNKIENHNKISQQKKHAFLICHSFQMACRKYHVGEVIRRKSTAFGIFPVFLTEEGENDLIFNGLPNPLYAVDSRDWQVVNPDDVLFSNEEAKVLALEKERPHVDLERCVMAVRFTKEIVGTQFHPEADPVGMKMYLLQEDKMKTITEHHGKEKYEDMLLSLDNPDKIKLTQSIILPNFLTEALNALQEA is encoded by the coding sequence GTGAGCATAATAGATAGAAATAAGATTAGGGTTGCCGTAATTGACATGAATAATGGGGTTACCAACCAGGGGATGCGTGGGATACAGGAAATCTTGTTGCGTTATCGAACAGAGAATGATATTGATTTATGGTATGATATATTTGATTTAAGGCAAAAGGGAGAGATTCCGGATGAATACTATGACATCTACATCTCAAGCGGTGGTCCGGGGAATCCGTTTGATGGTGTGGGCGAAAAATGGGAAAATGACTTTTTTAACCTGCTAAATAAAATAGAGAACCATAATAAAATCAGTCAACAGAAAAAACATGCCTTTTTAATTTGCCATTCGTTTCAAATGGCTTGCAGGAAATATCATGTAGGTGAAGTTATCAGAAGAAAATCAACCGCTTTTGGCATTTTCCCTGTTTTTTTAACCGAAGAAGGTGAAAATGATTTAATTTTTAATGGTCTGCCGAATCCACTATATGCTGTTGACAGCAGAGACTGGCAGGTTGTAAATCCTGACGATGTTTTGTTTTCGAACGAAGAGGCCAAAGTTTTAGCGTTAGAAAAGGAAAGACCACATGTTGACCTGGAGCGCTGTGTTATGGCAGTTCGCTTCACCAAGGAAATTGTTGGAACACAGTTTCATCCGGAGGCAGACCCTGTTGGCATGAAAATGTATCTGTTACAAGAGGATAAGATGAAGACCATTACTGAGCATCACGGCAAGGAAAAATATGAGGATATGTTATTGAGTCTCGACAATCCAGATAAAATTAAACTTACGCAAAGCATTATCCTGCCTAATTTTTTAACTGAGGCATTAAATGCTTTACAGGAAGCATAG
- a CDS encoding FeoB-associated Cys-rich membrane protein, which produces MDIQTILVIILFAGALFYVGRIVYRSIAPKTGSCGSNCKCGVDFSNVKIDKK; this is translated from the coding sequence ATGGATATTCAGACTATTCTGGTAATTATACTGTTTGCGGGAGCGCTATTTTATGTTGGTCGCATTGTTTACCGTTCTATAGCCCCTAAAACAGGTAGCTGTGGCTCAAACTGTAAGTGTGGTGTAGATTTTTCGAATGTTAAAATAGACAAGAAATAG
- a CDS encoding Crp/Fnr family transcriptional regulator, translating to MTAVLEPFKVYLKNKVAITDEQFDLISDKLKIKTFDKNEMILMKGEILSYGFFVLSGLLRSYSIDNKGKTHIIQFAPEQWWLSERNGMFNEASEFFIDAIEPTTAIAVNKDFMNDAAKHVPCMSDLNSTMLNNSIRFMQKRINMLLSATAEERYLNFIQLYPNLTLRVPQWMIASYLGITPESLSRVRKDLAHKHFKP from the coding sequence ATGACAGCTGTACTGGAACCTTTTAAAGTCTATTTAAAAAACAAAGTAGCCATAACGGATGAGCAGTTTGACCTCATTTCGGATAAACTTAAAATAAAAACCTTCGACAAGAATGAAATGATTTTGATGAAGGGCGAGATTTTGTCCTATGGCTTTTTTGTTTTAAGTGGTTTATTACGTAGCTATTCAATTGACAATAAAGGAAAAACACATATTATTCAATTCGCACCTGAACAGTGGTGGTTATCTGAAAGGAATGGGATGTTCAATGAAGCTTCGGAGTTTTTTATTGATGCCATTGAACCTACTACTGCCATTGCAGTAAACAAAGATTTTATGAACGATGCTGCAAAGCATGTGCCCTGCATGAGTGATCTGAATAGTACTATGCTTAATAACTCTATCAGATTCATGCAAAAGAGAATTAATATGCTTTTGAGCGCTACTGCTGAGGAACGTTACTTGAATTTTATACAGCTATATCCAAATTTGACATTAAGGGTACCACAGTGGATGATCGCTTCTTATTTAGGCATTACACCAGAATCTTTAAGCAGGGTACGTAAGGACCTGGCACATAAGCATTTTAAACCCTAG
- a CDS encoding YceI family protein encodes MATTQWSLDPTHSELQFKVKHLMITTVTGSLHLISATLNSEGDNFENAKVTFEGETSSINTGNTDRDNHLKSADFFDAEKFPKITFESTSLTKDGDDYIINGNLTVKGITNPVELNAEFGGIATDPWGNTKAGFTISGKINRTDFGLTWNAALETGGVMVSEAVKIAGELQFVKQA; translated from the coding sequence ATGGCAACTACACAATGGTCATTAGACCCAACCCACAGTGAATTACAATTTAAAGTAAAACATTTAATGATTACTACTGTAACCGGTAGTTTGCATTTAATTAGTGCAACATTAAATTCAGAAGGTGATAACTTTGAAAATGCTAAGGTTACTTTTGAGGGTGAAACTTCATCTATTAATACCGGAAACACAGATAGAGACAATCACTTAAAAAGTGCCGATTTCTTTGATGCTGAAAAATTCCCTAAAATCACTTTCGAATCTACCTCGTTAACCAAAGACGGTGATGATTACATTATAAATGGAAATTTAACTGTTAAAGGCATTACAAATCCGGTAGAATTAAATGCTGAATTTGGTGGTATTGCTACAGATCCATGGGGTAATACAAAAGCTGGTTTTACTATAAGTGGCAAAATAAACAGAACTGATTTCGGTTTAACATGGAATGCAGCATTAGAAACTGGTGGTGTTATGGTAAGTGAAGCTGTAAAAATAGCAGGTGAGTTACAATTTGTAAAACAAGCCTAA
- a CDS encoding pirin family protein has protein sequence MEAKIKTVSAILNAPAPHMVGDGFRVHNFFPKGYKIKMSPFFMLDYNSRIEFSARNAPRGVGVHPHRGFETVTIAYHGAVAHHDSAGNSGVIYPGDVQWMTAGSGILHKEYHEEAFSKKGGAFQMVQLWVNLPAKNKMTTPKYQEVKHSDIARYKLDDEAGMIEVIAGEYNETKGSASTFTPLNLLNARLNKGGKAYFDFPAEYNTGFMIIEGSVKINGTEIAKTDQFVHFKNEGTAIEAEALENSIVLILSGEPINEPIAQYGPFLMNKPEEIQEAINDYNQGKFGYLDE, from the coding sequence ATGGAAGCAAAAATTAAAACGGTGTCGGCCATTTTAAATGCGCCGGCACCTCATATGGTAGGTGATGGATTTAGGGTACATAATTTTTTTCCCAAAGGATATAAAATTAAAATGAGTCCGTTTTTTATGCTGGATTACAATTCCAGGATAGAATTCTCTGCACGTAATGCGCCCAGAGGTGTAGGAGTTCATCCGCATCGTGGCTTTGAAACCGTAACTATTGCCTATCACGGCGCAGTTGCACATCACGACAGTGCCGGCAACAGTGGTGTAATTTATCCGGGTGATGTTCAGTGGATGACTGCAGGAAGTGGAATTTTACATAAAGAATATCATGAAGAAGCCTTCTCTAAAAAAGGCGGAGCTTTTCAAATGGTACAGTTATGGGTGAATTTACCTGCAAAGAATAAAATGACCACACCAAAGTATCAGGAGGTAAAGCATAGTGATATCGCAAGATACAAGCTTGATGATGAAGCCGGGATGATTGAGGTGATTGCCGGTGAATATAATGAGACCAAAGGATCTGCAAGCACCTTTACTCCTTTAAACCTACTTAATGCCCGCCTAAATAAAGGAGGCAAGGCATATTTTGATTTTCCTGCCGAGTATAATACTGGTTTTATGATTATAGAGGGCAGTGTAAAAATTAATGGAACTGAAATTGCCAAAACCGATCAGTTTGTTCATTTTAAAAATGAGGGTACTGCAATTGAAGCAGAAGCTTTAGAAAACAGCATAGTCCTGATATTAAGTGGTGAACCTATAAATGAGCCGATAGCTCAATACGGCCCATTTTTAATGAATAAGCCGGAGGAAATACAAGAAGCTATAAACGATTACAACCAGGGTAAGTTTGGATACCTTGATGAATAA
- the ispF gene encoding 2-C-methyl-D-erythritol 2,4-cyclodiphosphate synthase: MKIKVGFGFDVHQLKDNHPFVIGGVNLEHHKGAFGHSDADVLLHAICDALLGAANLRDIGFHFKNTDPQWKGISSIILLKESVRLLKEKGWQVGNIDAMLCLEAPKINPHIPQMQKNIAEAIGISVEDISIKATTNEQMGFIGREEGVVAYAVCLIEK, from the coding sequence ATGAAAATTAAAGTAGGGTTCGGGTTCGACGTGCATCAGTTAAAAGATAATCACCCATTTGTAATAGGCGGAGTAAATCTGGAACATCATAAGGGAGCCTTTGGCCACTCTGATGCAGATGTTTTGCTTCATGCCATTTGTGATGCCCTGTTAGGTGCAGCAAATTTAAGAGATATTGGCTTTCATTTTAAGAATACAGATCCACAGTGGAAAGGAATAAGCAGCATCATTTTGCTTAAGGAAAGTGTAAGGCTTCTTAAAGAAAAGGGATGGCAGGTAGGAAATATTGATGCTATGCTTTGTCTGGAAGCACCAAAAATTAATCCTCATATTCCTCAAATGCAAAAAAATATAGCAGAAGCAATCGGAATATCTGTTGAAGATATTTCTATAAAGGCTACTACAAATGAGCAGATGGGCTTTATTGGTAGAGAAGAAGGCGTAGTTGCCTACGCCGTATGCCTTATCGAAAAATAA
- the porV gene encoding type IX secretion system outer membrane channel protein PorV has product MNLRYSVKTALGIFSLVAVSIGVFAQEVQPGTQTNGSAPNNIVTAVPFLLITPDARIGSMGDAGVAISPDANSTSINPSKLAFLDKPYGFSASYSPWLKSLVPDINLAYLSGFYKLNDESTLGSSLRYFSLGEIQFVDINQQDLGVYSPNELAWDVTYARRFGSSFSLGTSLRYIYSNLLSGQFAAGQQTQAGSAIAVDVSAYYKKPTVFLGSDAIISAGVNISNIGTKISYVQGGEKNFLPTNFKIGAASTFLVDDYNQFTFALDFNKLLVPTQPRYDEDGKIIAGKDPNRSVPSGIFGSFSDAPGGFSEELREINIAAGVEYWYNQQFALRAGYFYENPQKGDRRYFTLGAGLKYNVFNIDFAYLAANAQKSPLANTLRFTLLFNFGDAK; this is encoded by the coding sequence ATGAATTTAAGGTACTCAGTAAAAACTGCGTTAGGCATTTTTTCTCTAGTTGCAGTTTCTATAGGCGTGTTTGCTCAGGAGGTACAACCCGGTACCCAAACAAATGGCAGTGCTCCTAATAACATAGTTACTGCGGTCCCTTTCCTGTTAATTACTCCCGATGCCAGAATTGGAAGCATGGGCGATGCCGGAGTTGCGATTAGCCCTGATGCAAATTCAACAAGTATCAACCCTTCTAAATTAGCTTTTCTAGATAAACCATATGGCTTTTCGGCATCTTACAGTCCATGGCTAAAAAGCCTGGTTCCTGATATTAATCTGGCTTATTTAAGCGGTTTTTATAAACTTAATGACGAAAGTACACTTGGAAGCTCCCTTAGATACTTTTCTTTAGGTGAAATACAATTTGTAGATATCAATCAGCAGGACCTTGGTGTTTATAGCCCAAATGAACTTGCCTGGGATGTAACTTATGCCCGAAGATTTGGGAGCTCGTTTTCGTTAGGAACATCTTTAAGATATATTTATTCTAATCTGTTGTCAGGCCAGTTTGCCGCTGGGCAGCAAACTCAGGCCGGCTCAGCAATTGCAGTTGATGTTTCTGCATACTACAAAAAGCCAACTGTTTTTCTGGGGTCAGATGCTATTATCTCAGCTGGAGTAAACATTTCAAATATCGGGACAAAGATCAGCTATGTTCAAGGTGGTGAAAAAAACTTTCTGCCAACAAACTTTAAAATAGGAGCAGCCTCTACCTTTTTGGTTGACGATTACAATCAATTTACTTTCGCGCTCGACTTTAATAAGCTTCTTGTACCAACGCAGCCCAGATATGATGAAGATGGCAAAATAATAGCAGGTAAAGATCCTAACCGTTCGGTACCATCTGGTATATTTGGGTCATTTAGTGATGCTCCCGGAGGTTTTTCTGAAGAATTAAGAGAAATTAACATCGCGGCCGGGGTTGAGTATTGGTACAATCAGCAGTTTGCATTAAGAGCAGGTTATTTTTACGAAAACCCTCAAAAGGGAGATAGAAGATATTTCACACTCGGGGCCGGATTAAAATACAATGTATTTAATATAGATTTCGCTTATCTGGCAGCCAATGCACAAAAGAGTCCATTGGCAAATACATTACGTTTTACATTACTATTCAATTTTGGCGATGCCAAATAA
- a CDS encoding SUMF1/EgtB/PvdO family nonheme iron enzyme, whose translation MKKSYLYSLASLALVASFMSCKTKSGTSDKTGLAYNKKEYGGFQVNNKFKRGPGPGLVEIEGGVFVMSGSAINVAGQELSSYNHKRETTVSSFYMDETEVSNTNWLEYLNWIRTNYPTDYEYYYNEIPDTLVWRRPLSYNEPYVDNYLRHPAYQDYPVVGVTWEQAERYCAWRTDRVNELLLRDQGYMTSFKDINGDTRNGVAAASSRPTEPFNTEIYLNGQYDDKGKKAMKDLSPTNAKTADAGANGNKGATRNVRLEDGILKQPYRLPTEAEWEYAALGLIGNTEYENIHENKIYPWNGLGLSSAKKKTRGLILANFKRTKGDYMGVGGSLNDKGGLTVPVRSYLPNDFGLYNMAGNVNEWVADVYRSKTFEAADAFNPYRGNFYEDKKVADPNTGRIEKDKHNRPVMIAAVTARKQTWAEKQAAASKPADSVNTYADQRGYRDKANDLYGEITLITDKSRVYKGGSWDDQAMWLNPATRRFLQQDESTADIGFRCAMTMLGASEIRSMGKPQFKSRPQKAFRGR comes from the coding sequence ATGAAAAAATCATACCTATACTCGCTTGCATCTCTTGCACTTGTAGCCTCCTTTATGTCCTGTAAAACCAAATCAGGAACTTCGGACAAGACAGGACTAGCCTATAATAAAAAGGAATATGGAGGATTTCAGGTTAACAATAAATTCAAAAGAGGACCCGGCCCTGGTTTAGTTGAAATTGAAGGCGGTGTTTTTGTAATGAGTGGTAGCGCAATCAATGTTGCCGGACAAGAATTAAGCTCTTATAATCATAAAAGGGAAACAACAGTTTCTTCTTTTTATATGGATGAGACTGAAGTGTCGAACACGAACTGGCTGGAATACTTAAACTGGATAAGAACCAACTATCCAACTGATTACGAATATTACTACAACGAAATACCAGATACTTTGGTTTGGCGAAGACCATTGTCGTACAATGAACCCTATGTAGATAATTACCTGAGGCATCCTGCCTATCAGGATTACCCTGTTGTTGGTGTTACCTGGGAACAGGCTGAGCGTTATTGCGCATGGAGAACTGATAGAGTGAACGAGCTGCTGCTTCGTGATCAGGGTTATATGACTAGCTTTAAAGATATAAATGGTGATACCAGAAATGGTGTTGCTGCTGCAAGCTCCAGACCTACTGAACCTTTCAATACTGAAATTTACTTAAATGGACAGTATGATGATAAGGGTAAAAAGGCAATGAAAGATTTAAGCCCTACAAACGCCAAAACTGCTGATGCAGGTGCTAATGGCAATAAGGGTGCAACCAGAAATGTAAGACTGGAAGATGGTATTTTAAAACAACCTTATCGTTTGCCGACAGAAGCCGAATGGGAGTATGCTGCTCTGGGTTTAATTGGCAATACAGAATATGAAAATATCCATGAGAATAAGATTTATCCATGGAATGGCTTAGGGCTAAGCTCGGCAAAGAAAAAAACCCGCGGCTTAATATTGGCCAATTTTAAAAGAACAAAAGGTGATTATATGGGCGTTGGCGGTTCTTTAAATGATAAAGGAGGCTTAACGGTTCCTGTAAGATCTTATCTGCCTAATGATTTTGGCTTATATAATATGGCCGGGAATGTAAATGAATGGGTTGCAGATGTATACCGTTCTAAAACTTTTGAAGCTGCTGATGCATTTAATCCTTACAGGGGAAATTTTTATGAAGATAAAAAAGTAGCAGACCCTAATACAGGAAGAATAGAAAAAGATAAACATAACCGTCCTGTTATGATTGCAGCTGTAACTGCAAGAAAGCAAACATGGGCAGAGAAACAAGCTGCAGCAAGTAAACCTGCAGATTCGGTAAACACTTATGCTGATCAAAGGGGATACAGAGATAAAGCAAACGACCTGTACGGTGAAATTACATTGATCACAGATAAATCAAGGGTTTATAAAGGTGGGTCATGGGACGATCAGGCCATGTGGTTAAATCCTGCAACCAGGAGATTCCTTCAACAGGATGAATCAACTGCTGACATTGGATTCAGATGTGCGATGACCATGCTTGGAGCCTCAGAAATCAGGTCAATGGGGAAACCTCAATTTAAGAGTAGACCACAAAAGGCATTTAGAGGTAGGTAG
- a CDS encoding acetyl-CoA carboxylase biotin carboxyl carrier protein subunit: MKVSVNGHYNFDVEINNDLMSVNGVEVVVDAKPLSDTHTHVIYNNKSYNIELVHENKADKTSIIKVNGTTYTIDMEDQYDQLLKQMGMDSGQVSKVSEIKAPMPGLVLSVLVTEGQEVSKGESLIVLEAMKMENVIKSPTSGIIKRILISKADKVEKNELLIQFQ; this comes from the coding sequence ATGAAGGTAAGCGTAAACGGACATTACAATTTTGATGTCGAAATCAATAATGATTTAATGAGCGTTAATGGAGTAGAAGTAGTTGTAGATGCTAAACCACTAAGCGATACTCATACCCATGTTATATACAATAACAAATCGTACAACATTGAGCTGGTTCATGAAAATAAGGCCGATAAAACAAGTATCATTAAGGTAAACGGAACTACCTATACCATAGATATGGAAGATCAGTACGATCAATTGCTTAAGCAAATGGGTATGGATAGTGGTCAGGTCAGCAAGGTTAGTGAAATTAAGGCACCCATGCCAGGTTTGGTTTTGAGTGTGCTGGTTACCGAAGGGCAGGAAGTAAGCAAGGGGGAAAGCCTGATTGTTCTGGAGGCCATGAAAATGGAAAATGTGATTAAGTCTCCAACCTCCGGAATTATTAAAAGGATTCTCATTAGCAAGGCAGATAAGGTAGAGAAAAATGAGCTATTGATTCAATTTCAATAA